One genomic segment of Kordiimonas sp. SCSIO 12603 includes these proteins:
- a CDS encoding CocE/NonD family hydrolase, giving the protein MKITKALLLTALLSTTSIAQDNFKTPASVKADFEGFAERLNSRSQLHRDMQALAEKLLKTEGHNLDTKMRLLALTGQFDEALKALAEIRANQDTSAYPANPFLTLQQELFFKTKIREQQTGESFETAFRHVYEAIFRTLNNKEAHKASYYMGYSLEQGIPYMKFVFGRVAGSDELSSKDAASLLYNYQDYYVYNAVIPASKTLQEEDIDRRYITDRNVLIKTPEGITLSAVVVRPRGVAEPMPAALNFTIYNVPDSNLREALNAAAHGYAGVIADARGKRLSTDEIRPYETEHKDANAVVDWISKQSWNNGEVAMYGGSYNGFAAWAAAKHAHPALKTIVPYVAAIPGYGLPMENNISISANYAWPFYVANNRDLDFDLYFDNARWGGLNTKWFESGRPYREYDAVDGLTNPWFQKWLDHPAYDEYWQAMVPYKNDYKNINIPVLSITGYYDDGQISALRYLNDHHTYNENADHYLIIGPYDHWSAQGTQRKNLRGIELDQSAFINVPEITFEWMDHILKGAPKPALVKNKVNYQVMGADTWKHVPSLAEMNADTVRYYLNTESSGEHHTLSTHRETKTGNVLQTVDYTDRKTQNNASYPWPIIRDQLETFGGKVFLTDTFGEDMELSGQFSGKLDIRMNKKDVDLAVTLYEILPNGKFIHLASYMGRASYAADETKRHLLTPGEIESIEFNRTRMVSKRIAEGSRIAAIVNVNKNVIAQVNYGTGKDVSLESIKDAGEPLKLEWQNSSYLNLPIKPLK; this is encoded by the coding sequence ATGAAAATTACAAAAGCACTTTTATTAACAGCCCTTCTTTCCACAACTTCCATAGCGCAGGACAATTTCAAAACACCTGCCTCCGTGAAAGCCGATTTTGAGGGCTTTGCTGAACGGTTAAATTCAAGAAGCCAACTTCACAGAGATATGCAGGCGCTTGCAGAAAAACTGCTGAAGACTGAAGGCCATAACCTGGATACCAAAATGCGCCTGCTCGCACTAACGGGCCAATTTGATGAAGCACTGAAGGCACTGGCAGAAATCAGGGCTAACCAGGATACAAGCGCTTATCCCGCAAACCCGTTTCTTACCCTTCAGCAGGAATTATTCTTCAAAACCAAAATCCGTGAACAGCAAACAGGTGAAAGTTTCGAAACTGCTTTCAGGCATGTGTATGAAGCCATCTTCCGCACACTGAATAACAAGGAGGCACATAAAGCCAGTTATTATATGGGCTATAGCCTGGAACAAGGTATCCCTTACATGAAATTTGTGTTTGGGCGCGTAGCTGGCAGTGACGAACTTTCCAGTAAAGACGCAGCCAGCCTTCTTTACAATTATCAGGATTATTATGTTTACAACGCCGTTATTCCTGCCAGCAAAACCCTGCAAGAAGAAGATATTGACCGCCGTTATATTACTGATCGTAACGTTCTTATAAAAACACCTGAAGGTATCACCCTTTCAGCAGTTGTAGTGCGCCCTCGCGGAGTGGCAGAACCAATGCCAGCAGCGCTTAATTTCACAATTTACAACGTACCGGACAGCAATCTCCGTGAGGCATTGAACGCAGCAGCTCACGGCTATGCGGGTGTGATAGCTGATGCCCGCGGCAAACGCCTCAGCACGGATGAGATCCGCCCATACGAGACCGAGCACAAAGACGCCAACGCGGTGGTTGACTGGATCAGCAAGCAAAGCTGGAATAATGGCGAAGTGGCAATGTATGGTGGCAGCTACAACGGTTTCGCGGCATGGGCGGCGGCAAAGCATGCACACCCAGCGCTTAAAACCATCGTTCCTTATGTGGCAGCTATACCTGGTTATGGCCTGCCGATGGAAAACAATATTTCTATCAGCGCCAATTATGCGTGGCCCTTTTATGTAGCCAACAACCGCGATCTTGATTTCGACCTGTATTTCGATAATGCACGCTGGGGAGGCCTTAACACTAAATGGTTTGAAAGTGGCCGCCCTTACCGCGAATATGATGCGGTTGATGGCCTTACAAACCCTTGGTTCCAGAAATGGCTGGATCACCCCGCGTATGATGAATACTGGCAAGCAATGGTGCCTTATAAAAATGATTATAAGAACATCAACATCCCTGTGCTTTCCATTACAGGTTATTATGATGACGGGCAAATCTCTGCGCTCAGGTATCTAAATGATCACCACACCTATAACGAAAACGCGGATCACTATCTGATCATCGGTCCTTATGATCATTGGAGCGCTCAAGGCACACAGCGTAAAAACCTGCGCGGTATTGAGCTTGATCAAAGCGCCTTTATTAATGTGCCGGAAATTACTTTTGAATGGATGGATCACATCCTTAAAGGAGCACCAAAGCCTGCCCTTGTGAAAAACAAAGTAAACTATCAAGTGATGGGAGCAGATACATGGAAGCACGTGCCGTCGCTCGCGGAAATGAACGCTGATACAGTACGTTATTATCTGAATACAGAAAGCTCTGGCGAACACCACACCCTCAGTACTCACCGAGAAACAAAAACAGGTAATGTGCTGCAAACCGTAGATTATACTGACCGCAAAACACAGAATAATGCTTCATACCCGTGGCCAATTATCCGAGACCAGTTAGAGACTTTCGGCGGCAAAGTATTCCTCACCGATACTTTTGGTGAAGATATGGAGTTATCGGGCCAGTTCTCCGGCAAGCTCGATATTCGCATGAACAAAAAGGACGTAGATCTGGCTGTAACGCTTTATGAAATCCTGCCGAACGGCAAGTTTATTCACTTGGCATCCTATATGGGCCGCGCCAGTTATGCGGCTGATGAAACCAAGCGACACTTGCTGACCCCCGGTGAAATTGAAAGCATTGAATTTAACCGCACGCGTATGGTGAGTAAGCGCATAGCCGAAGGCAGCCGCATCGCCGCCATCGTGAATGTAAATAAAAATGTGATTGCCCAGGTAAATTACGGCACAGGGAAAGATGTAAGCCTTGAAAGCATCAAAGACGCTGGTGAACCGCTAAAGCTTGAATGGCAAAACAGCAGTTACCTGAACCTGCCTATCAAACCACTGAAGTAA
- a CDS encoding winged helix-turn-helix domain-containing protein: MRWKIRQFIFDEKEQALHEKNADGTEKTVQLEPLLAEVLTYFCLNPDKTISRDELVDAVWEARAITDNAVNRVIAKLRKQLGDDPKSPQFIATYPKKGYRFIAPVSELAAESVVETTAADGEMQAKPHSSKPMMVFALFIIAAFAVMYFQQPTKPEPTVKGTEFLTRGGGQEFQPSVSPDGNQLLYTTFEDNFLQLYLKNLTTQETVKLSEAGAHHGPADWSDSGKYIAYLYTDQESCELRRLTLDGMKITVQETIHYCPKNSYGKVIFTHDDNKLLYAEASEVGPPYSIYELTLPAGTSRRVSQPELILGGNTQFDLHPTEDKLLISSPDAEQWLAFFTLDLKRDKLTQMFRLNEYMCCAIWNLRGDRVIVIGEHPAYDLISFDLEGGDRQIIHSASHRISTPIRDDHTGGYVYVGGIYNRDIISLERADDSQELVAASSVDDRLVTLAPNGKMIAYMSDKSGQDEVWLQSLEDHQERKLTSGSSHSHYYDLKWSTDSKRLVGVTINELHVVDAETGERQKLDIPQTEIRGVSWFDANTLSYSVAVKGGWQVHYYDLRTNTVSIENRSWAYIRYASDMKNTLWFSETGELFSGEGREPTGLTLSNPIVGRKFAVEKQGDQLFYWQFENGKWAFYEHAVGGEKELLLQADGMPAFAVADDKIYLSTLKSHSADIYRTVK; the protein is encoded by the coding sequence ATGCGTTGGAAAATAAGACAATTTATCTTTGATGAGAAAGAACAGGCTCTGCATGAAAAAAATGCAGACGGCACTGAAAAAACTGTGCAGTTGGAGCCTCTCCTTGCCGAAGTGCTCACCTATTTTTGCCTGAACCCGGATAAAACCATCAGCCGGGACGAGCTTGTTGATGCAGTTTGGGAAGCTCGTGCTATCACGGATAATGCCGTAAACCGGGTTATTGCAAAACTCAGGAAACAGCTGGGGGATGACCCTAAATCACCCCAATTTATTGCCACCTATCCTAAAAAGGGATACCGCTTTATTGCACCAGTTTCTGAACTAGCGGCAGAATCGGTTGTGGAAACTACTGCGGCAGATGGGGAAATGCAGGCCAAGCCACACAGCAGTAAACCCATGATGGTGTTTGCGCTGTTTATTATTGCAGCTTTTGCCGTGATGTATTTTCAGCAACCCACAAAGCCGGAACCAACTGTGAAAGGCACCGAATTTCTAACCCGCGGTGGCGGTCAGGAATTTCAGCCTTCTGTTTCACCTGATGGGAACCAGCTGCTTTACACCACCTTTGAAGATAATTTCCTTCAGCTTTATTTAAAGAACCTTACAACGCAGGAAACCGTTAAATTAAGTGAAGCGGGCGCGCACCATGGCCCTGCGGATTGGTCAGACAGTGGTAAATATATCGCGTACCTTTACACAGACCAGGAAAGCTGTGAACTGCGTCGCTTAACCCTTGATGGTATGAAAATAACGGTGCAGGAAACCATTCATTACTGCCCGAAGAACAGCTACGGCAAAGTGATATTCACCCATGATGATAATAAGCTTTTGTATGCAGAAGCTAGCGAGGTTGGGCCGCCATATTCCATTTATGAGCTTACGCTGCCCGCGGGTACCAGCCGCCGCGTGAGCCAGCCAGAACTTATTCTGGGCGGCAATACACAGTTTGATCTGCACCCGACAGAAGATAAGCTTCTTATTTCCTCGCCTGATGCAGAGCAGTGGCTTGCATTTTTCACACTTGATCTGAAGCGGGATAAACTCACTCAGATGTTCCGCCTTAATGAATATATGTGCTGCGCAATCTGGAACCTTCGGGGCGACCGTGTGATCGTAATTGGTGAACATCCTGCGTATGACCTTATCAGTTTTGATCTGGAAGGTGGAGACAGGCAGATTATCCACAGTGCCAGCCACCGGATTAGCACCCCAATTCGGGATGATCATACAGGTGGTTACGTATATGTGGGCGGTATCTATAACCGTGATATTATCTCCTTGGAGCGAGCAGATGACTCGCAGGAGCTGGTGGCAGCCTCTTCAGTAGATGATCGGTTGGTAACGCTTGCACCAAACGGCAAGATGATCGCTTACATGTCAGATAAATCAGGGCAAGATGAAGTGTGGCTTCAGTCTCTTGAAGATCATCAGGAAAGAAAGCTCACATCAGGCAGTAGCCATAGCCATTATTATGATTTGAAATGGTCAACTGATAGTAAGCGTCTGGTTGGTGTTACTATCAACGAACTTCATGTGGTTGATGCTGAAACTGGTGAGCGCCAGAAACTTGATATCCCGCAAACAGAAATCCGTGGTGTTTCCTGGTTTGATGCAAACACACTTTCTTACAGTGTTGCCGTAAAAGGTGGCTGGCAGGTGCATTATTATGATTTGCGTACCAATACAGTAAGCATCGAAAACAGATCTTGGGCCTATATTCGTTACGCCTCTGATATGAAAAATACCTTGTGGTTTTCAGAAACAGGGGAGCTTTTTTCCGGTGAGGGTAGAGAGCCAACTGGCTTAACTCTTTCAAACCCGATCGTTGGCCGTAAATTTGCTGTGGAAAAACAGGGTGATCAGCTTTTTTACTGGCAGTTTGAAAATGGTAAATGGGCTTTCTATGAACATGCTGTTGGCGGGGAGAAAGAGTTACTGCTTCAGGCAGACGGTATGCCCGCTTTCGCAGTTGCTGATGATAAGATTTATCTCTCCACGCTGAAAAGTCATTCAGCGGATATTTACCGTACCGTAAAATAA
- the hmpA gene encoding NO-inducible flavohemoprotein, with translation MLDQNTIDIIKATAPVVAPKADEITSCFYPLMFERYPEVIPYFNQTHQSKGSQPKALANAVVAYALHIENLGALDGAVKQIIQKHCSLGIQPDHYNIVGECLLAAIKEVLGDVASDDIIEAWGKAYGQLAGILIDAEEGLYAAGASKEGGWRGLREFIIKDKVRESDIITSFYLTPKDGGAVPAFEPGQFIAALFNIDGQHVRRNYSLSDAPGKNYLRISVKREEHGLVSNHLHNNLNQGDSIALMPPFGEFTLRKNDKPLVLVTGGVGITPAISMLNTEAATGREIHFIHAALNRNTHAFREHVQNTAAEHTNVKPIFVYNEPTATCAPHAKGFITKEMLEAQIPSDRDVEFYFLGPKPFMQSALKIAKELNIPESQIHYEFFGPAEDLAA, from the coding sequence ATGTTAGATCAAAACACTATCGATATTATCAAAGCAACTGCCCCTGTAGTGGCTCCTAAAGCTGATGAAATTACATCCTGCTTTTATCCCCTGATGTTTGAGCGCTATCCTGAGGTAATTCCGTATTTCAACCAAACTCACCAGTCCAAAGGCTCCCAACCTAAAGCACTGGCGAATGCAGTGGTGGCATATGCACTCCACATTGAAAACCTTGGTGCTCTTGATGGTGCGGTAAAGCAAATTATCCAGAAGCACTGTTCACTTGGCATCCAGCCTGATCATTATAATATTGTTGGCGAATGTTTGCTTGCAGCCATCAAAGAAGTGCTTGGTGATGTCGCCTCTGATGACATCATCGAAGCATGGGGCAAAGCATACGGCCAGCTCGCGGGTATTCTTATTGATGCGGAAGAAGGTCTTTATGCTGCAGGCGCCAGCAAAGAAGGCGGTTGGCGCGGACTACGCGAATTTATCATCAAGGATAAAGTACGCGAAAGCGATATCATTACATCTTTCTATCTTACACCGAAGGATGGCGGTGCTGTACCAGCTTTTGAACCGGGCCAGTTTATTGCGGCACTTTTCAACATTGATGGTCAACATGTTCGCCGCAATTACAGCCTTTCTGATGCACCGGGTAAAAACTATCTCCGTATCAGCGTAAAACGGGAGGAACATGGTTTAGTTTCAAACCATCTACATAACAATCTGAACCAAGGCGACAGCATTGCTCTTATGCCTCCGTTTGGTGAGTTTACCCTGCGTAAGAATGACAAACCCCTTGTACTGGTAACAGGCGGCGTTGGCATTACACCTGCGATCAGCATGCTGAATACCGAAGCAGCGACAGGCCGTGAAATTCACTTTATTCACGCGGCCCTGAACAGAAACACCCACGCCTTCCGTGAACATGTACAAAACACAGCGGCAGAACACACCAACGTAAAGCCTATCTTTGTATATAACGAACCAACAGCAACATGCGCACCACATGCCAAAGGCTTTATCACCAAAGAAATGCTTGAAGCACAAATTCCATCCGATCGGGATGTTGAATTTTATTTCCTTGGGCCAAAGCCTTTCATGCAGTCTGCGCTGAAAATCGCGAAAGAGCTGAATATTCCAGAAAGTCAGATTCACTATGAATTCTTCGGCCCGGCGGAAGATTTGGCTGCTTAA
- the norR gene encoding nitric oxide reductase transcriptional regulator NorR, translating into MSMLPFISIVEDLSKALKPAERYERLIDAIAQAIECDAVVLLELKQNMLVPLAAKGLSEEVMGRRFDVEKHPRLKNILESDQPVRFEAECKLPDPYDGLVADSEQLHVHDCMGSSIYVDGDIWGVLTLDAMKAGTFDALNPTETRAYVAAVAAAIKTSLHIEALEAKASQQHEIAQSLMHSEAQDHMIGESDAMQALVGDVETVAPSLLSVLITGETGVGKELVARQIHDQSGRASEALVQINCAALPENIVESELFGHVKGAFSGAVTDRSGRFELADGGTLFLDEVGELPLGVQAKLLRALQSGEIQRVGSDRIISVDVRIIAATNRNLQEEVKAGRFRADLYHRLSVYPLPVPALKERGKDVLLLAGYFLEKNQHRLGLGKVRLSASAVESLLSYSWPGNVRELEHILSRATLKASRDQTGADMVTVGNHHLALENGVHQALEPDMPIQAKDHSKDMRELVDGYQRQLIADRLEYYGDNLSAVARSFGVDRSNLLRTMKRLGLR; encoded by the coding sequence ATGAGTATGTTACCGTTTATCAGTATTGTTGAAGACCTGAGTAAGGCGCTCAAGCCAGCGGAGCGGTATGAGCGCCTGATTGATGCTATCGCCCAAGCCATTGAATGCGATGCAGTTGTTCTCCTTGAGTTAAAGCAGAATATGCTGGTGCCATTGGCTGCCAAAGGGTTGAGCGAAGAGGTGATGGGGCGCCGCTTTGATGTGGAAAAACATCCGCGCCTGAAAAACATTCTTGAGAGTGATCAGCCAGTTCGCTTTGAAGCGGAATGCAAGTTGCCAGACCCGTATGATGGTTTGGTGGCGGATAGCGAACAGCTTCATGTGCATGACTGTATGGGGTCCAGCATCTATGTGGATGGTGATATTTGGGGCGTACTTACCCTTGATGCGATGAAAGCAGGCACGTTTGATGCTCTTAATCCCACAGAAACAAGGGCCTATGTAGCAGCCGTTGCTGCTGCGATTAAAACCAGTCTGCATATTGAAGCACTGGAAGCAAAAGCCAGCCAGCAACATGAAATCGCCCAGTCTCTGATGCATTCGGAAGCGCAGGATCATATGATCGGTGAAAGTGATGCCATGCAGGCGTTGGTGGGAGATGTTGAAACCGTTGCTCCGTCCTTGCTCTCTGTATTGATCACTGGTGAAACCGGTGTTGGTAAGGAACTGGTGGCGCGTCAAATTCATGATCAGTCGGGCCGAGCAAGTGAAGCATTGGTGCAGATTAACTGCGCGGCACTCCCTGAAAATATTGTGGAAAGTGAGCTGTTCGGCCATGTGAAAGGTGCCTTTTCCGGCGCGGTTACTGACAGAAGTGGTCGGTTTGAACTGGCTGATGGTGGAACGCTGTTTCTTGATGAAGTGGGTGAATTACCGCTTGGGGTACAGGCCAAGCTTCTACGGGCGCTACAGAGTGGTGAAATCCAGCGGGTAGGGAGCGATAGGATTATCTCCGTTGATGTACGAATTATCGCAGCCACCAACCGGAACCTGCAGGAAGAAGTGAAGGCGGGGCGTTTTCGGGCAGACTTGTACCACCGCTTGAGCGTTTACCCGCTTCCTGTACCTGCGCTCAAGGAGCGCGGTAAAGATGTTTTGTTGCTCGCGGGCTATTTCCTGGAAAAGAACCAGCACCGCTTGGGGCTTGGTAAGGTTCGGCTTTCTGCCAGTGCGGTTGAAAGCCTGCTTTCTTATAGTTGGCCCGGTAATGTGCGAGAGCTCGAGCATATCCTTAGTCGGGCAACACTGAAGGCAAGCCGGGATCAAACGGGTGCTGATATGGTAACCGTTGGAAATCATCACCTAGCACTGGAGAATGGGGTGCATCAGGCATTAGAGCCTGACATGCCTATCCAAGCTAAGGATCACAGCAAAGATATGCGAGAATTGGTGGATGGTTACCAGCGACAGCTGATAGCAGACCGGCTTGAATATTATGGCGATAACCTGTCTGCGGTGGCGCGTTCGTTTGGGGTGGACCGCAGCAATCTTCTGCGCACTATGAAACGGTTAGGGCTCAGATAG
- a CDS encoding sterol desaturase family protein: MDTANENTKAENTTFVRELAARLIFPIFMTSCLLAVYALLQIGVHEGLAVFYVLFPGALGIWLLEHALPFRKSWNQNDGDVSTDFIHMVVAQIIMPRLLKPLYLATLVSGLAYLIGERAPSLWPHDWPLIAQLFLMLLVAEFGRYWVHRWAHEIHWMWKFHAVHHSPNRLYLLNAGRFHPIEKIYFLIPEVVPFLVLGVNTETTALYFVFNGIHGLFQHSNIYLKLGMMNYIFSMTELHRWHHSKAIEQSNTNYGNNLIVWDIIFGTFFWPKEKEVGSIGLHNPEYPKDYLGQLTAPFNGDIDKPADYGDRPEYYEELALSELPLAEKKS, from the coding sequence ATGGATACGGCCAACGAAAATACAAAAGCGGAAAACACCACCTTTGTTCGTGAACTTGCGGCACGGCTGATTTTCCCCATCTTTATGACAAGCTGCCTTCTTGCTGTTTATGCCCTTTTGCAAATCGGCGTGCATGAAGGTTTGGCGGTTTTTTATGTGTTATTCCCTGGTGCACTTGGCATCTGGCTTCTGGAACATGCTCTTCCCTTCCGCAAAAGCTGGAACCAGAATGATGGTGATGTAAGCACAGATTTTATTCATATGGTGGTTGCCCAAATCATCATGCCGCGGCTGTTAAAACCCCTATATCTTGCCACTCTGGTATCCGGTTTGGCCTATCTAATCGGGGAGAGAGCACCCTCGCTTTGGCCGCATGATTGGCCACTTATAGCGCAACTGTTCCTCATGCTGCTGGTTGCTGAATTCGGCCGTTACTGGGTTCACCGCTGGGCTCACGAAATTCACTGGATGTGGAAGTTTCACGCCGTGCACCACAGCCCTAACAGGCTGTATCTTTTAAACGCAGGACGCTTTCATCCCATTGAGAAAATCTATTTCCTGATCCCCGAGGTTGTGCCCTTCCTTGTGCTTGGTGTGAACACAGAAACCACCGCTCTTTATTTCGTATTCAACGGTATCCACGGCCTGTTCCAGCACTCGAACATTTATCTGAAACTGGGCATGATGAACTATATTTTCTCCATGACCGAGCTTCACCGCTGGCACCATTCAAAAGCCATCGAGCAGAGCAACACCAATTACGGCAACAACCTGATTGTTTGGGATATTATTTTCGGCACCTTCTTTTGGCCAAAAGAAAAGGAGGTAGGTTCTATCGGGCTCCACAACCCCGAGTACCCCAAGGATTACTTAGGCCAGCTAACTGCGCCCTTTAATGGAGACATCGACAAGCCAGCTGATTACGGTGATCGCCCCGAATATTATGAAGAACTCGCCCTCTCTGAACTACCACTTGCGGAGAAAAAATCATGA
- a CDS encoding TetR/AcrR family transcriptional regulator, producing the protein MEQTLKSDKRKIKPEALESLRATILALFSEDEFHRVGIRDICKRAKVSPQTVYKYYGNKEELLLACIEPDMEELTALAKERSGTAEGLKAKLNALASTQFEFYAERPVIAKLVFMNLPPIFWVNRASVAQAEFQDLYEDVLKEARAAGELPSALDLTLLQDISSGAASRVILRWLSAGAKDDLRTSGKAYFELLWRLANGN; encoded by the coding sequence TTGGAACAAACACTGAAATCAGATAAGCGTAAAATTAAACCGGAAGCTCTGGAGAGTTTGCGGGCAACTATTCTTGCGTTGTTCAGCGAAGACGAGTTTCACCGTGTAGGGATTAGGGATATCTGCAAACGTGCGAAGGTAAGCCCTCAAACGGTTTATAAATATTACGGCAACAAGGAAGAGCTGCTGCTTGCCTGTATCGAACCGGATATGGAGGAACTCACGGCACTCGCTAAGGAGCGGTCAGGCACAGCGGAGGGGCTGAAGGCCAAGCTTAACGCGCTGGCTTCAACCCAGTTTGAATTTTACGCAGAACGCCCCGTGATAGCGAAGCTTGTGTTTATGAACCTGCCGCCCATTTTCTGGGTGAACCGTGCGTCTGTCGCGCAGGCTGAATTTCAGGATTTGTACGAAGATGTGCTTAAGGAAGCCCGAGCGGCTGGTGAACTACCTAGCGCGCTTGATCTGACGTTATTACAGGATATCAGTTCAGGTGCAGCTTCCCGCGTAATCTTGCGGTGGCTATCAGCGGGTGCGAAGGATGACCTGCGCACTAGCGGTAAAGCATACTTCGAACTTTTATGGCGCTTAGCGAATGGGAATTAA
- a CDS encoding ABATE domain-containing protein gives MATNERPDAFFVAEHTALDFLNTRCAPSGTEFDWLSSGEDITNWLMQAGLLTDEEHTHVRKAFSKAVLDKTAKTARNLREWLRDYLERYKENGVHFTDADAQLKPLNDILALPVKYQHQLTNSGEQGALSLARNRQIETADSLLVPIAEAIADLLIDEHLELIRNCEGPACPLWFYDRTKNHQRRWCVMEICGNRAKAAAYRARKKAQAEA, from the coding sequence TTGGCGACAAACGAAAGACCAGATGCATTTTTTGTAGCGGAACACACGGCGCTTGATTTTCTCAACACCCGCTGCGCACCTTCCGGCACTGAGTTTGACTGGCTATCCAGTGGGGAAGACATTACGAACTGGCTTATGCAGGCTGGCCTGCTGACCGATGAAGAACACACACATGTGAGGAAGGCTTTCTCAAAAGCCGTTCTTGATAAAACCGCAAAAACCGCGCGTAACCTGCGCGAATGGCTGCGCGACTACCTAGAGCGCTATAAAGAAAATGGTGTTCATTTTACGGATGCTGATGCTCAACTTAAGCCCCTGAATGATATTTTGGCGTTACCCGTTAAATATCAGCACCAATTAACCAACTCAGGGGAACAGGGTGCCCTTTCCCTTGCTCGGAACCGCCAGATCGAAACAGCAGACAGCCTTTTAGTACCAATCGCAGAAGCCATCGCTGACCTATTGATTGATGAACATTTGGAATTAATCAGGAACTGCGAAGGCCCGGCCTGCCCGCTCTGGTTTTACGACCGCACTAAAAACCACCAGCGCCGTTGGTGTGTTATGGAAATTTGCGGTAACCGCGCCAAAGCCGCTGCTTACCGTGCCAGAAAAAAAGCACAAGCCGAAGCTTAA
- a CDS encoding FMN-dependent NADH-azoreductase: protein MTKLLYVNASPRKETSHTAKIAEAYVNQRLADDPSIELVRLDLWQANLPEFDGDKAAAKMTFFGVGELDSGLESAWDEIVKITNQFIEADEYVFAVPMWNGGVPYKLKQYLDIITQPGLLFGFTPEDGYFGLLENKRAAAFYTAGVFAPGVPSRYGQDFHSTYLSWWFDLVGITNIRVNRFQPSLLTADPQGDEQEAVERSINLAKNIT, encoded by the coding sequence ATGACCAAACTTCTTTATGTGAACGCTTCCCCGCGTAAGGAAACTTCACACACCGCTAAAATTGCTGAGGCATATGTAAACCAGCGCCTGGCGGATGATCCGTCAATTGAGCTGGTAAGGCTTGACCTGTGGCAAGCGAACCTGCCGGAATTTGATGGTGATAAAGCCGCTGCGAAAATGACCTTTTTCGGCGTTGGTGAACTGGATAGCGGGCTTGAAAGCGCCTGGGATGAAATCGTGAAAATTACTAACCAGTTTATTGAGGCTGATGAATATGTATTTGCGGTGCCAATGTGGAATGGCGGTGTGCCTTATAAGCTGAAACAGTATCTGGATATTATCACCCAGCCGGGCCTTCTGTTCGGTTTCACACCAGAAGATGGTTACTTCGGCCTTTTAGAAAATAAGCGAGCGGCTGCTTTCTATACAGCTGGTGTGTTCGCACCGGGTGTTCCTTCCCGGTATGGGCAGGATTTCCATTCAACTTACCTAAGCTGGTGGTTTGATCTGGTGGGTATTACGAACATCCGAGTGAATCGCTTCCAACCGTCTCTGTTAACAGCTGACCCTCAGGGGGATGAGCAAGAAGCGGTAGAGCGTTCAATCAATCTTGCGAAAAATATCACCTAA